Proteins encoded together in one Synechococcus sp. A15-62 window:
- a CDS encoding ribulose bisphosphate carboxylase small subunit yields the protein MPFQSTVGDYQTVATLETFGFLPPMTQDEIYDQIAYIIAQGWSPLVEHVHPSNSMATYWSYWKLPFFGEKDLNVVVSELEACHRAYPDHHVRIVGYDAYTQSQGACFVVFEGR from the coding sequence ATGCCTTTCCAGAGCACCGTGGGTGACTATCAAACAGTCGCCACCCTGGAGACCTTCGGCTTCCTCCCGCCGATGACCCAGGACGAGATCTACGACCAGATCGCCTACATCATTGCCCAGGGTTGGAGCCCGCTCGTCGAGCACGTCCACCCCAGCAACTCCATGGCCACCTACTGGTCGTATTGGAAGCTCCCCTTCTTCGGTGAGAAGGATCTGAACGTCGTTGTCAGTGAGCTCGAGGCTTGCCACCGCGCATACCCCGACCACCACGTGCGCATCGTCGGTTACGACGCCTACACCCAGAGCCAGGGTGCCTGCTTCGTGGTCTTCGAAGGACGCTGA